The Gadus macrocephalus chromosome 1, ASM3116895v1 DNA window TGATCATCAAGTTAGGGATAGTGAGTCATCATGCGTTAGGGATAGTGAGTCATCATTAGTTAGGGATAGTGAGTCCTCATTAGTTGGGGATAGTGAGTGATCATCAAGTTAGGGATAGTGAGTCCTCATTAGTTAGGGATAGTGAGTCATCATTAGTTAGGGATAGTGAGTCCTCATTAGTTAGGGATAGTGAGTCATCATTAGTTAGGGATAGTGAGTCATCATTAGTTAGGGATAGTGAGTCATCATTAGTTGGGGATAGTGAGTCATCATTAGTTAGGGATAGTGAGTCATCATTAGTTAGGGATAGTGAGTCATTAACAGCTAGGGATGAGTGATTGATGGTGATAGTGAGTGATGGTGAAACAGATTTATGGTGAGTGATGGTGATaggtagcctggtcctaccagaccatcgtacttcatttttatttgtacagaaggtctggaactgctcCATTGACAAgcgttcactcacttggaggcgggtgtctgtagaagttttaaaatgattggatctgcccagtgccactctggatctgccataaccaatcgcatcgCGTTTGGTCGTGAGgtatgtcatgcgacgggacctgccgcaaaacacgttttgcgcaCGCGCAGGCTGTACACAAACAGAACAAGATGAAGCGTGAAGATGTCTCTGAACgatagctgcaggttttgtttatCTGATGTAAGAGTTCAAGGATCAGTTGTACATTCTAAATTAATATTCGACAGTAAGGACAGAGATGATGTTTGTGGTCAACTGTCGACGCTGGGTCTTGtcattgactgactgactagTGACTACTAGTGACTACTCAtctctgactacaactgaaactggcgcgcgacctagacgtcatcgttctcagccactccctgtgttcgctgattggaccgcaaGAAATCGGGTTGACATGGAACGCATTTACATTaggcagacccagacctagtactgaagtgaaatgaagaTCGAGCGgaggtaggtaggtgggcggcgCCAGGCTAGGTGATAGGAATGATGGTGATAAGAAGTGATGgtgatagtgagtgagtgatatgATGGTGATAGTGAGTGATGGTGATAGTGTATTAGTAATGTGATGGTGCTAGTAAGTGATGGTGATAAGAAGTGATGGTGATAGTGAGTGATCTTCTTCCTCTCTACAGGTTCTGTTTGAGGCTAAAAACTCCGCTCACCGATGCAAATTTGGAGAGGAAATCCTCCCATGGagctgaggggagaggagataaggagacaaggagaggagaagagttcCTAACTTTTATATTGCTCATATTCACTATCCTTGCATTTATCCTGATCAGATATCAGTGTTCACCTCAAGTTCCTTTGGTACGCAACCTATTTAATAATCTTAATTATCTCCTTTGTTCTTATTTTCTACACTGAGTggctttatgttttatttttgtgtgaatgagGTTATTGTTTACATTATTTTAAAACGGCGATAATGGAAACACGCAGACCTTCTGTTGACTTGGGTCCAGAAGGCTGTGAGAACACGGTTGAATCACTTAGTCACTTAGTCGGAGGCGTTCAGCTTACCGGCTCCATCCTCTCTACACCGTACAGttcaggtcaggggtcaggtgaCGTCAGACAGCCGCTCCCTCGTAGCTCACACTCCCACCTTGAGTTCCGCTGCAGATTATCATGTGTTTTTTCCCGCATGCGATTGTTCGGCCTAATATGGTAATTTTGATGTGTGATTCCCCTGATGTGATTGGTTCCTGCAGCGGACCCAGGATTGCGCGTCCTCTGGCCCGGTttcctccactgtgtgtgtgtttggttgatttATTCAACGTCAGTGTTAATAAATGACTTTACTTTACCAAAGAGATCTGGTTTCATGTTGCCTCGCCTTCCCTAGCGAGGGACGTAACGTTAAGTAACGTTAAGGTAAGGTAAAGCTCTAAGGTCAACCTTCTCTCTTCTGTCGTctggaaacacgcacacagtttGGCTGCTCGCTCGCATTCCCACTAACATGTCACATATGTAATGTGTGATGTGACGTGTCACATGTCATTTGTAACATGTTACACACTTCTGTTCAGGTATACTTGAGCAAGTAATTAAATAAAGGAATATTAAAAAGTAACATTTAATATGTAACATGTAATATTGACTGTAATATAATGGCATCGACGCCTCCACCTGTTGTTCTTCTTAGACTTTATTCTTTCGTTCTTATTATCTACAAATGTAGGGACCCTACTACTTCCACAATTGTCCCCCTAGAGACTAAATTCCACATTTAAAATGCAGAGTAATGCTATGTCCTACCAGCTGACCATGGCAGAGTAATGCTATGTCCTACACACAGATACTCTGGGTACAATTAGTTTTAAGAATTTTACGAAAAACTAATCCCAAAAAGTCGTCTGTGCCTTTTAAACGTCGAAACAACTGTATGCCTGTAAGTGTTTAGTTTTAGACCGACAAATTTAGTTAAGTCGTTTTTGTGTCATAAGGACAGAGGGACCCTAAACACGAAGTTGAGCTAGAAGGACCTTCAACCAGGACCGTAATATCACGACCGTCTCTCTTCACACCACCAGTCAACCTGAACGAAGCGTTAAAACACCGCTTCTCCATCATCAGACCAGGCGGGGCGCTGGAGGAGCGGCTCCTCCGTCCCTCAGAGCCGCGGATCAGTTCATCTTTTACCGACGAGGAACTCAACCTGACAGAGGGTACTCACTGATCGATACGAGGCGACGAAATCACcgcttctctctctatctcgcccccccctctctctctctctctctctctctctctctctctctctctctctctctctctctctctctctctctctctctctctctccatccattggTATTTTCGAGACGCGGAGCTCGTGCTGTTCTGCGGTTCCAAGGTAATAGATTTTTATTCCGTCATCACGTCGTCCGTCATATTCAGGAACGTCAGGATGTTTACATCCTAGTCCTGCGCGTTGtactagttgtgtgtgtgtatttgcgtgtggttgtgtgtttgtgcctctgCGCTTCTGCCTGTGCtgctgtgtgcgtgagtgtgtgtataatgtgcgtgtgtgtgtgtttataatgtgcgtgtgtgtgtgtgtgtgtgtgtgtgtgtgtgtgtgtgtgtgtgtgtgtgtgtgtgtgtgtgtgtgtgtgtgtgtgtgtgtgtgtgtataacgtgcgtgcgtgtgtttgtgtgtcccccAGATGGCGCTGTCTCCCCCTGAGCTCTACCACACTGAGTTCGTGCGCAGTGCGCGCGCGGTGGGCGTGCTGTGGGGCGTGTGCACCGTGTGTCTGGCCGTACTCCAAGTGGTGGTTCTGGTGCAGCCCGCCTGGGTGGTCACCACGGAGACCAGCTCCTCCGCCTCCGGGACCCTTGGCCTGTTCCAGGTGCGCCAACACAccggcagccaatcacaacgcaGACCTGTTCACTCTGCAACGtcacacatttatacatacatattctgtgcatgcatgtatatatattcgtattaatatatatatatatatatatatatatatatttattaatgtctagatataaatatatttttgttaatagCTATCGCTAGATAGCTGTTGTTGCTAGCATGTGttaatatggtgtgtgtgtgtgtgtgtgtgtgtgtgtgtgtgtgtgtgtgtgtgtgtgtgtgtgtgtgtgtgtgtgtgtgtgtgtgtgtgtgtgtgtctgtgcgtgtgcgtgtgcgtgtctgtgcgtgtacgatgtgtgtgtgtgtgcgtctctgtgtatctgtggatgtgtgagtgtgtgtggatgtgtgagtgtgtgtctgtctgtgtgcgtgtgtgtgtgcaggtgtgtgtggagggggactGGCCCGGTCCGGACTGCCAGGGCTCCCCCTCGGCCCTGGCCCCCCTGCCGGCCTTCCAGACCCCCgcggtgctggtgtgtgtgtcgctgggCGCCGTGTGGACCAGCGCCGCCTGCCTGCTGCTCTTCAGGGTCTGCCACTCGGCCGCCGTGTTCAAGAGCTGCGGCTGGCTGCAGCTCACagcaggtctgtctgtctgtctgactgtctgactgtgtctctgactgtctgtctgtctgtctgtctgtctgtctgtctgtctgtctgactgtgtcactgtctgtctgtctgactgtgtgtctgtctgtctgtctgcctgtctgtcagactgtctgtctgtctgtctgtctgtctgtctgtctgtctgtctgactgactgtgtgtctgactgtctgtctgtcttactgtttgtcagtctgtctgtctgtctgtctgactgtctgtctgactggctgtctgactggctggctggctgtctgactggctgactggctgtctgtcttactGTTTGTCTTACTGTCTGCAATAACCTATTTACCATCTCTAACTAACCATAACCTGATAACAACCCCCTTGTTATCGTTACAATACCATAACTCACTAGCCATCAGGTAGTCACTGTCTACATCTCAAATATCTATCACTCTATCCACcactccatctatctatccatctatgtatgtatgtatgtatgtatgtatgtatgtatgtatgtatgtatgtatgtatgtaagcatgtatgtatgtatgtatgtatgtatgtatgtatgtatgtatgtatgtatgtatgtatgtatgtatgtatgtctccctccttctctctctctctctctctctctctctctctctctctctctctctctctctctctctctctctctcttaacctccctgtctgtctctccaggtgtgtgtctgtctctcgcctGTCTGCTGTTCCTGGACTCCTGGGACTGTGCGGAGATGAGGGCTCTTTGTGGAGACAGAGTGAGtctacaggaagtgatgtcatcaCATCAACCAGTGACAGCGTACCAGTGATGCTCAAaggctatatgtgtgtgtagatttatttatgtatgcacacatatataaatatatctaagtgtatatatatatatatatatatatatatatatatatatatatatatatatacatatatatatatatatatatatatatatatatacatgtatgtataaatGCACTTTGTGTAAATTCATCATGTGGTGGTGCAGTGGGCCCCCATCATGTGACGGTGCAGTGTGCCTCCATCATGTGACAGTGCAGTGTGCCCCCACCCTGTGCTGTCCCGTGCTGCAGGTGGGGAGCTTCCAGCCGGGGAACTGCTCGGTGTCCTGGGTGTTCACGCTGGCCCTGCTGGGGGTGCTGGACTCGGTGATCCTGGCCACGCTGGCCTTCGTCCTGGCCAGCAGACAGGACGCCCTGCTGCCCGCGGAGACCAGGGACCAGAACCTGCTCACTAACCCTTAACCTCTCCTTAACCTCTCCTTAACCTCTCCGTAACCCTCtccttaacccttaacctcTCCTTAAACCTCtccttaacccttaacctctccttaacccttaacctcTCCTTATCCCTCTCCTTAACCCTGAACCTCTCCTTAACCTCTCCGTAACCCTCTCCTTAACCCTCtccttaacccttaacctcTCCTTATCCCTCtccttaacccttaacctcTCCTTATCCCTCTCCTTAACCCTGAACCTctccttaacccttaaccctctccttaacccttaacctcTCCTTAACTCTCtccttaacccttaacctcTCCTTAACCCCCTCATTAACCCTTAACCTTGCCTTAACCCTCTCATTAACCCTTAACCTCTCCTTAACCCCTAACCTCTCCTTAACCCCTAACCTCTCCTTAACCCTCtccttaacccttaacctcTCATTAACCCTCTCCTTAACCCTCTCATTAACCCTTAACCTCTCCTTAACCCTCTCCTCAACCCTTAAACCTCTCCTTAACCTAAAACCTTCTCACCAACCCTTAACCTCTCCTTAACCCTCTCCTTAAGCCTAAACACATTCCTTAATCCACAACTTCTCCCTAACCCTTAACCTCCCCTCAACCCACAAACTCTATTTGAAACTGtaatttatgtttttatgtgtCTTATGaatgatgtatgtatgtatgcatgcatgtatgaatGATACATGTTTGATGTATGTATGATATGCTGCCACTTGCCCCTGTCTCCTGCCCTATAaggaccacaatggaaataaGCCTTAGGGCTTTATTGTGTCATCCCTGACTATCTTTATTGATATAATGTATGGCACAGGTTgttgtttcatatttttgtgtCAAGAATGGTGAAAtaaaatctaaatctaaatcaaCCCTTAACCCTCTCCTTAACCCTTAAACCTTTTCTTGAACCTAAACCTCTCCCTTACCCTTAACCTCTCCTTAACCCAAAACCTTCTCACCATCCCTgaaccctctccctcacccttaaccctcaccctaaccctctctttAAATCTTTCCCAAATCCTGTTGTCTGTTAAGTTGTAAATATTCTGAGCAGAGAATTAAAGCTATATTCTAAGGACTATGTTTATGGTTATTAATACATGGGAACATACACGAGGGATACCAAGAACaccaggggtcaagggtcaaacacacacacaggatctgAACTTTAGGTCGCGCCTTTATTTTGGAAACACTTTACATCCAACACATCCACTAAGCACATGTCCTGTTACCACGGCAACACACTGGACTTTTAGTtatacccctctccctctccatccctctccacccctctccctctctccctcgttctccccctccctctctctctccctctccctctctatctctctctctctctctctctctctcactctctctctctctctccccctctcccctcccctctccctctccttctctctctccccctccctctctatctctctctctctctctctctctcactctctctctctctctctctctccccctccccctctctcccctctccctctccttctctctctccccctctctcttttcccctccctccctccccctctctctctccccctccctccccctctctctcccattgctCTGCGGTTACATCACATCAACACTAAATGAACACATGATGTTTGGGTCTCGATGATGAAGGGTAAATGACGCTGCAGGACGTGACGGGTGAGCGTTGCTGAAGGACTGGgggttgacccctgaccccctgaccccctgaccccatCAGACCTACTCCTGTAGGACCTGCAACAGCTGCTGGGCCAGGACTCTGGGGTTAAAGGTCACCGCCGCCCTCCGTCTCCGGCGAcgactcccctcctcctcctgggcggTTGCTATGGTATCcggcccctctcctcctctccctccctcctcctcctccccctccagcctcAGCCTCTTCACCCTGAGCAGGGGGGAGTCGCTGCTAGGCAACGGGGGAGACGCGTTGTCAAGGGAACGGCGGGACCtggtgtgggcggggctgacAGGTCTTGGTGCCGCGACGTCCCGTCTGGAGCGGGACTTTGCAGGGGCCATACTGCCCAGTATCCTAGCAACCAGGTATCTAGGGCGACGGAAAAAGGAAGCAATCTGAGTCACAAACCCATCAACACCTGTTAGTCTGTTGTGAAGGTCTGAACCCGGTACGGTCTGAACCCGGTCTGAACCCGGTCTGAACCTGGTACAGTCTGAACCCGGTCTGAACCCGGTCTTAACCCGGTCTGATCCCGGTACGGTCTGAACCCGGTACGGTCTTAGACCCACACCCTAAAGTAGGTGACCTTTGTTtgacctttttttttacctttgttTGACCTTTGTCTGACATttgtgtgacctttgacccaccTCAGCAGGTCCGGGTCGCCCCCCCGGGGGGACGGCGGTCTGGGTCTGGGGTCTCGCTGGTCCAGCTGGTTCTGTCTGGACCGCTCCAGCAAAGTCCTGGCCAGGCGAGGGTCCATTCTGGGGGCGGTCAAACCTGTTACTGATGGTACTGGTTAGACTGGTCTTACTGATGGTACTGGTTAGACTGGTCTTACTGATGGTACTGGTTAGACTGGTTTCAGATGGTACTGGTTAGACTGGTTTCAGATGGTACTGGTTAGACTGGTTTCAGATGGTACTGGTTAGACTGATCTTACTGATGGTACTGGTTAGACTGGTCTTACTGATGGTACTGGTTAGACTGGTTTCAGATGGTACTGGTTAGACTGGTCTTACTGATGGTACTGGTTAGACTGGTTTCAGATGGTACTGGTTAGACTGGTTTCACTGATTGTACTGGTTAGAATGGTTTCAGATGGTACTGGTTTACTGATGCTACTGGTTGGACTGGTTTACTGATGGTACTGGTTAGACTGGTTTCACTGATGGTACTGGTTAGGACTGGTGATGGTACTACTGGGGACTGGTTTCACTGATGGTACTGGTTAGGACTGGTGATGGTACTGGTTAGACTGGTTTCACTGAAGGTACTGATTGGGTGAAGATACTATTTTGTTTTTACTCGGTGACGTACTTGTTAGGAGTGGTTTTACTAGGTGATGTACTAGTTAGGTGCTGCAGTAGTTAGGACTGTTTTTTAAAAGGTGACATACTAGTTAAGGGATGCACTAGTTAGTACTGGTTTCACTAGATTGTACCTCTCCAGCAGGGCCCAGCTAGCAGCCTGGGAGTTTCCTGGACTCATGCCCCTGCCGGTGTCGTCATAGTCCTGGGTTGCCAGGCGCTggaagggccccccccccctcctcctcctcctcctccaccacgtccATCACGTCCATGTCTCCTGGGTTGACCAATCCCGCACCTTCTGCCTCTGACATGAGGCGGAGCATAGCGGCCATGTAGGCAGCTGATTGGTTGATTAAATTAAAGAGATAAAGAGCTCATCTTACTGaacaggcttgtgtgtgtgtgtgtgtgtgtgtgtgtgtgtgtgtgtgtgtgtgtgtgtgtgtgtgtgtgtgtgtgtgtgtgtgtgtgtgtgtgtgtgtctggtgattgtgtgtgtgtctggtgtgtgtgtgtgtgtctggtgtttgtgtgtgtgtctctggtgtgtgtgtctggtgtgtgtgtgtgtttgctgtgagTGTTTATGAGTGTTTGGATGTGAGTTTgttgggtgtgtttttgtgtgtgtgcgtgagtttgCTGTGAGTGTATATGTGCGTTTGCTGTGAGTGTTCGGAAGTgcgtttgatgtgtgtgttttgtgtgtgtgtgtgtgttcacctccTTCCTGCTCTTGTTCCCTCCTCTGGTTGCTCTCCACCAATCGCTGCAGGGCGTCATCtaagctcctcctccactcagTTTGCTGGTAGTCAGCGTCTCCTCGCTGCACAGGATATGACATCATCTCTGCTTCGTTTGGCAGCAGGTCCCGCAAGTCTCTACGGAGTCGCCTGGCCGACGCCCCCTGGCCCTCCAAGCCACGCCCCCCTGGACGCGCTGCTGGGAGGGACTGGAATACAACCAGttaaacacacctgtagttaATACAACCAGttaaacacacctgtagttaATACAACCAGttaaacacacctgtagttaATGCAACCAGttaaacacacctgtagttaATGCAACCAGttaaacacacctgtagttaATGCAAC harbors:
- the lhfpl4b gene encoding LHFPL tetraspan subfamily member 4 protein → MALSPPELYHTEFVRSARAVGVLWGVCTVCLAVLQVVVLVQPAWVVTTETSSSASGTLGLFQVCVEGDWPGPDCQGSPSALAPLPAFQTPAVLVCVSLGAVWTSAACLLLFRVCHSAAVFKSCGWLQLTAGVCLSLACLLFLDSWDCAEMRALCGDRVGSFQPGNCSVSWVFTLALLGVLDSVILATLAFVLASRQDALLPAETRDQNLLTNP
- the pcsk1nl gene encoding proprotein convertase subtilisin/kexin type 1 inhibitor, like, which encodes MLGPLCLLCVTACSVLNAKSLPAARPGGRGLEGQGASARRLRRDLRDLLPNEAEMMSYPVQRGDADYQQTEWRRSLDDALQRLVESNQRREQEQEGAAYMAAMLRLMSEAEGAGLVNPGDMDVMDVVEEEEEEGGGALPAPGNPGLAASWALLERMDPRLARTLLERSRQNQLDQRDPRPRPPSPRGGDPDLLRYLVARILGSMAPAKSRSRRDVAAPRPVSPAHTRSRRSLDNASPPLPSSDSPLLRVKRLRLEGEEEEGGRGGEGPDTIATAQEEEGSRRRRRRAAVTFNPRVLAQQLLQVLQE